One window of the Desulfolucanica intricata genome contains the following:
- the pta gene encoding phosphate acetyltransferase — translation MSLIEQIKAKAKSNPQTIVFPESNDERTIKAAQIIATEGTAKVILLGNADAINSSAANQGVNLEGVSIVDPNSTDKIQFYAEQLAEIRKSKGMTIDEARELLKNPLYFGALMVKLNDADGMVAGAMNTTGDVLRPSLQIIKTAPGISVVSGAFVMILPTKDYGQEGIMVFADCAVNPNPSAEQLAEIAYASAQTAKAIANIDEPKVGMLSFSTKGSAKHDLVSKVQEATKIATERYTDLVVDGEFQADAAIVPKVGASKAPGSDIAGKCNVLVFPDLQAGNIGYKLVQRLAGAEAIGPILQGIAKPVNDLSRGCSVDDIVNVTAITVCQAQAVK, via the coding sequence GTGAGTCTTATTGAACAAATTAAAGCCAAGGCAAAATCAAACCCGCAAACCATTGTTTTCCCGGAATCCAATGACGAAAGAACAATTAAAGCAGCTCAGATAATTGCCACAGAAGGTACTGCCAAAGTTATTTTACTGGGAAATGCCGATGCTATTAACTCTTCAGCGGCTAACCAGGGCGTGAATCTGGAGGGAGTTTCCATTGTAGATCCAAATTCAACTGATAAAATTCAGTTTTATGCCGAACAGCTGGCAGAAATTCGTAAGTCCAAGGGAATGACTATAGATGAAGCTCGTGAATTACTAAAGAACCCCTTGTATTTCGGAGCACTGATGGTCAAACTGAATGATGCTGACGGTATGGTCGCAGGTGCTATGAATACTACCGGAGACGTTTTAAGACCCTCATTACAAATCATCAAAACTGCCCCGGGAATCTCTGTTGTGTCCGGTGCCTTTGTAATGATTTTACCAACAAAAGACTATGGACAAGAAGGTATTATGGTATTTGCCGACTGCGCAGTAAACCCCAACCCCAGTGCTGAACAACTGGCTGAAATTGCTTATGCTTCTGCACAAACTGCCAAAGCCATCGCAAATATTGACGAGCCAAAAGTGGGAATGCTTTCCTTCTCTACCAAAGGCAGTGCTAAACACGATTTAGTATCAAAGGTTCAAGAAGCAACTAAAATTGCTACAGAAAGATACACTGATTTAGTTGTTGACGGTGAATTTCAGGCTGATGCAGCTATTGTTCCCAAAGTTGGGGCCTCAAAAGCACCCGGTAGTGACATTGCCGGAAAATGTAATGTTTTAGTATTTCCCGACCTGCAGGCCGGAAATATCGGCTACAAACTTGTTCAAAGACTAGCAGGTGCTGAAGCCATCGGCCCCATTTTACAAGGTATTGCCAAACCGGTTAATGACCTGTCCCGTGGCTGCAGTGTTGATGATATTGTAAATGTAACTGCTATTACTGTTTGCCAAGCCCAAGCAGTAAAATAA
- a CDS encoding acetate/propionate family kinase, with the protein MKVLVMNCGSSSLKYQLLDMDTESLLAKGLVERIGISGSFLTHEPSGKDKVVIETEMKNHTVAIKLVLDALVNPEHGVISNMKEIDAVGHRVVHGGETFTASAIVTEEVMQGIIDCQDLAPLHNPANIMGIEACKSLMPDVPQVAVFDTAFHQTMPEASYIYGLPYEYYEKYKIRRYGFHGTSHKYVSQRAAAMLGKQPSEVKIITCHLGNGASIAAVNGGQVVDTSMGFTPLEGLVMGTRCGLIDPAIMPFIMEKEGLSAKEMDTLMNKKSGVLGISGISSDMRDIENGIKEGNNRAKIAIDVYAHYVRKFIGAYAAVMNGVDAIVFTAGIGENSISLRAKICDGLQFLGIELDEEKNNVRGKEVNLSKDGSKVAILLIPTNEELVIARDTKELCSNK; encoded by the coding sequence ATGAAGGTATTAGTTATGAACTGCGGCTCATCGTCTTTAAAATACCAACTATTAGATATGGATACTGAAAGCCTGTTGGCCAAAGGCTTGGTTGAAAGAATCGGCATTTCAGGCTCTTTTCTAACACACGAACCATCCGGTAAAGATAAAGTAGTTATTGAAACCGAAATGAAAAACCATACTGTAGCTATAAAGCTGGTTTTAGATGCTCTGGTTAACCCTGAGCATGGTGTAATCAGTAACATGAAAGAAATTGATGCCGTGGGTCACCGGGTTGTTCACGGTGGTGAAACCTTTACCGCCTCCGCAATAGTTACCGAAGAAGTAATGCAGGGCATTATTGATTGTCAGGACTTAGCCCCCTTACACAATCCTGCAAATATCATGGGTATAGAAGCTTGCAAATCACTCATGCCGGACGTCCCTCAAGTTGCTGTTTTTGATACTGCCTTTCACCAGACCATGCCTGAAGCTTCCTATATCTATGGTTTACCGTATGAGTATTATGAAAAATACAAAATCCGCCGTTATGGTTTCCACGGAACCTCTCATAAATATGTATCCCAAAGAGCTGCAGCTATGTTAGGTAAACAACCGTCAGAAGTCAAAATTATTACCTGTCACCTGGGCAACGGGGCCAGTATAGCTGCTGTTAATGGCGGTCAGGTAGTCGACACTTCAATGGGCTTTACCCCTCTGGAAGGTCTTGTTATGGGTACTCGCTGCGGCCTAATCGACCCGGCTATTATGCCGTTTATTATGGAAAAAGAAGGTCTGTCCGCTAAGGAAATGGACACCTTGATGAACAAAAAATCCGGCGTTCTGGGCATTTCCGGTATATCTTCAGATATGCGTGATATAGAAAATGGCATAAAAGAAGGAAATAACCGGGCTAAAATTGCAATTGACGTTTATGCCCATTATGTTCGGAAATTTATTGGTGCTTATGCAGCAGTAATGAACGGTGTTGACGCTATTGTATTTACTGCCGGTATCGGTGAAAACTCCATCAGCCTGCGGGCTAAAATTTGTGACGGTTTACAATTCTTAGGCATCGAATTAGATGAAGAGAAAAATAATGTACGTGGTAAAGAGGTTAATTTATCTAAAGACGGCTCAAAAGTAGCTATATTACTTATCCCGACTAATGAAGAATTGGTTATCGCGCGCGACACTAAAGAATTATGTAGTAACAAATAA